The DNA sequence GACAGTTTCGACGTAATTGCTGCAGCCGCCGCTGATCGAATTATGGCAGTACTAAGTTGTCATCGCCacctttgtagaaaggagacgGGTATGTCTGGGCCCTTCGGATGCGTTTGACTTGCGCTCTCATCCAAAGTTCTTGCCCCTTCCCTTAGTCCGGTGAAGCAGCGTAAACCCTCTCTCAAGCTCGTTTATAAATGCCTGATATGGACCAACCACTCCGTTCAGAAGGCAAGGAGCGTTATTCGGCGAGCAGAGGCTATAAACACTGTCTCGTGGGTTCTAAACTTGGTTATTCGCCGCACGGAGCACCAAAAAGAATGGTATCTTCATTCATTCAGCGTCTAAGTGAATATGTAATTACAAAAGCACCACCATGGTAAATATCCTCTTAAGGCATTGTTGCCAACTGGGTGATGATGTACAATTGAATGGGCATAATTAGCCTTAGACAACGGCGGAGGCTGGCCCGTGTACTCAACGCCACCCCCATCGCATAATAGAATTGTCCCGTGGCGTCAGAAGTGACGACCAGAAGAATACGTTACTTCCAATGCCATTCATGGGGTTTTTGACAGGTTTTCGCTAATGCCGAACGGTTGGCTCCAAAACTCGGGTGAGTTTTTAGCGCCTGCACTCAGGGCAATTGTAAAAAGCAAAACCCCCTATCCGTTGCTGTTCCCGTGCCAGACTATGTATTAGCAGTTTAGCGATGTCGTCgatataaacaaaacaaaagctgcCAAGATGATGGACTGCACTATCTCAACTTGTTCATAAAATCTTGGCGAGGTACATAGTCAATACAAACCAACGTGACTTCATCAATGTATGTTGAGATTCCTCACCAATCGGTCCAGACTACTAATTACAATAGTATTGTCATGTATCTATTTCTAATGGAGTTTAAAGTCCAGCTTTTTCTCTGACGTAATGTGTTGAATCTTCGATAAGCTGGCGACATGAGCACAACACCGCCTCACGTTATCAGGGTGTTCGAAACACCAATGTTTCCTACGTTTTGAAGTCTACGCTTTCTGTGACTTACAACTTCACTTAGTTCAATCATGGAGGGAGACCCCCCTCCCCCGACCAAAGCATAGAGGAGACCTTAGTGCgaagttgtatgtatgtatgtatgtatgtatgtatgtatgtatgtatgtatgtatgtatgtatgtatgtatgtatgtatgtatgtatgtatgtatgtatgtatgtatgtatgtatgtatgtatgtatgtatgtatgtatgtatgtatgtatgtatgtatgtatgtatgtatgtatgtatgtatgtatgtatgtatgtatgtatgtatgtatgtatgtatgtatgtatgtatgtatgtatgtatgtatttgtccTCGAATGTTTCACGCTAGACTAGTTTGGTGATCTCCATGGATTCTGATAGATGTGCTTCCATTGTTTACGTTTTTGAAGAAAGTGAAGGTTTCCAAGAAGCTAAATCAAataaatttctgtaaaatgagGAAATATAGATTCTATAAATAGTTCGGAGAAACATTAGTAACGTACGTAAAGTTACCTGAAAAGACACAGTAATCTATCAATTAAGTGGATGAATATAATcaacattgatattttgattaAACAAACGGACACGTGCAGTGCAAGTACATGTCGAGCGATTCAGCCTACAATTGCCATCCATGATTTTATCTGTCACTACATCGTGCCGATTTCAGGGTATCAAGAATTGAAGTGAATATAAGTATGACCAAGAAATGTTTCTAATTTTGGTACTAATTTACCATTCCCTGCGAAACGGTTCAGGAATGCGGCAGAAAATTCCCGTAAAAATGGGAAACTTTACTCTCCTTCTTCAAGTTGAGTAAGATATATCCAAATCAAATTATACCCTTTTCAGAGCCTGAAGCCATATTAATTGAAACGCAATCGTATATTTATATTCGTTGCACCACTGACAAATTCCACGCACCTGAAATGTGTATTCTTTTTACCTGTATTAATTATGCGTCTGTTTGATGGTCACGGTGAAATAAATATCACAATTTCGAACGCTTTGGTTAAGCATATCATGGAATCCAAGGGTTAAGTTACCGAAGTGTGACCTGACTGGCTCCCGTTAGCTCTCAATAGACAAATCTATAATAATTATATTCCTCCAGTTTATCTAAATGTGACGCACAGTCGCTACCCAAACCAAAAACATCAACATCAGAAGACTGTAAAAACCTGACGGTTTGGAGGAGGTCACACGGCAAATTGCTGTATAATATCACAGGTAGTAGAAGTGAGACTATCTATGGCTATATCGACTGCTTTGACCAGAGATGCGTTTGGATGTCATGCAGTCTTTGCTGTGGATGCAAATTGGAAGGAGTGTGACTAACTCGAGCGGCCAAGTGCGAGCCATAACCAGCATCACCTGAGTACCTAAATCACATGTCTTTTTACGAAATTTTCCAACGAACTTTGTTAAGAGCCAGACTCCTTTACGCTGAATTGGCTGGTAGAATGAAAGACGCGTCCCTTGCGGTATTGACTATACATGAGTTCGCCTTGTTGGACTGGGGCATATATCTAGGCCTATAAATGTGCTGACCGATGGACAATAACCGTATTCACAGATGACTTCAAGCTTCAAAGGTTACCTCGCGCTGTGGTGTTCTACAGGTGACGATTTTTGACAGGAAGGTTGATCTAACTTACACTTTGACAGCTGTCTCTATAGTTGTCGTTTATAATGAAAACTGGCGACAAGACGGTCAAAATACTTCAGGATGACTGAAATAGAAAATACCTGTGTTATGCGATCACACGGGAGAAGAAACGGCGCCACCACAGTCCAACCTTCACAATCATAAAAGCCCTTTTGTTTATTTCCGCCGACAGCGATTGAAACCTCAGTCTGAAAAGATTCGGAAGGTTGCTTCTACATGCCTTTTAAAGTAATCTTCGGACTTTTTCCacagaaagaaaataaatatttgcaaagcgCACTACCACTGAAAAATCCACCGTCGCCAATACTAAAACATAGGAAGGTATTGAAAGATCCCTTTGCGACGTGCTGCTGTTGCATGGATACCACTTGTTAGCTGAAGGTTTGTAAATCACCGGTAGTTTGTTCATTCTCAGGGAGTGTTAAACGATTTCCTAATACCTGTTTGAGGCTAGTTTGATATATGATTATTTCCACTTCAAAGTGATATGGTCCCACAGAGAGTTTGCATCACTCTGGTAACGCTATTCTTGATCAGGAAAAACTTCGGTGACATCAGAGGCGGTATTCTATTGCATCGTAACTTTCATGCCAACATCGAGTTCCGGTCTtccacaaaataattaaaaatctaCTGCAAGTGTTCATCAAACCTGCTGCTTTAAACAGTTAATTCAATGTGTAATACAAATCATTTCATCTCCTACGTCggatgttctatcatagtaatTAATTTAACCAAAAACTCCGAAGTTGCCGGACATTGTGTCGGCACTAAGACACATCTGTATCTTCAAACTCCATCACTTCCAGAAGCTTTGCatgatgcaaaataaataattaatatggTACGTACGACATCTTCCATATCAACAGCCTGTGAAGTGATAGCTCCATGAACATCTACATTGTTCTGCGCgtgacttcaattttttttccgatCCGACAGCTTCAAATTTCTTGGCTTCTGGCTCCTTCTCTGTGTCTAATTGGTTTCAGGGTCAgtagatctctctctctctctctctctctctctctctctctctctctctctctctctctctctctctctctctctctctctctctctctctctctctctctcaatttaTGCGTCCGGACTAGTCACGTGACTAATTCAAGTTTACAGACGacgttgattttttttcccaaaaattgTTACAGTAGAGGCGCGGGATAACCAAAAGTCTCGATTTGTCCTCTTTGTGTCATGTGTAAACGTGATGTGAAAACGAACACATCCGCAGGTCAATCAACAGTCAGGTAGCGGCTGAGACGTCACAAGGGCGCCAGTGTGTCTGCACGTGGTTGGAGTTTTTGCCGCGGAAACACATTGCAGGGTATGGAATGAAGTTCTCCAGAAGCCCTGGATACTTGGGAATGTGGCTGAGCTTATTGTACAGTACTCAATATTTCAACTCTTCGCGTACGACAGTGAAGGGCAGCAGCTTCGGCCTAGATTACAGGAGAAGTATGAAGCATGACAGTGGTTGATACGAACGAATGATTCAATTTGGTTGCGTTACTTTTCTCGTGTGTTTCAATTAGAACAGTTCATGTCGTGTGGTTTTGAAGTTCTTGGAACAATCCAGCTAAATGATTTATGCCTGAGTGATTTCAATCGACCATAGTCAACCTCACATACCCACCTGTTGCGCATGTGGTAatttttgagcaaatgtttacttttagaGCGGTAGATCATCATGAAATGGTTCTCCGGTCATTGTCTCTTTTCTGCTTACCCATATCTGACGCCATATGGAAGACTTGATTTGCAGGGGCATGCAAAACGGGAAACATTGAGGTAGCATCTGTGCAAATTTGATATTGCCACGGTCAAACTGATCACCACGTACATTTGTAAAGAACGCATATCGAAGCTGCTGAGGGAGATGTGCCCAGGATACTGTAGGAATGTGCGCAGGGTGAATTAAACACTTATCGAAATATCGATTTTAGTGGCACGGAACCTTAAAGCTGAGGGGATGGGGTCAGAGTTGCCTGCAACATTTTCTATTATGTGAGGTGCCAGAAATGTGTCATacaatttcgctttttgaactcatgcgacaatctgagacggttcCTAATGACAAGGCCGTCTTCGACACATCTATGTAGCTGCAATCATAGCTGATATTTGATTGCGTTACATGACTGTCAATCATGGCTGATCTAGGAGCATAGGGTCATGAAGCTTAAAGTGATTACCTCGAATATAGTCCTCGCACTATTAGAATGAAAGTTCCAAGCATTCCCTTTTAAGGCAGGGATACATCAGTGGTCTTTTTGCCACAATTAGTAGATCAGAGAACCCAAGAGTTTAAAACAttcattcatattttgaaattcaagatgaccACCAATCATCATTACTCATCGCCGAGGAAAGAATATCAAGGTCATTTTCCGAAGAGGGAACCATTTACTCCCTTCCGAAGTTGTCATAATTAAAGTTACCGAATAAATTCTGAAACAAAAGAAACTCTAGAGGAGTTTAGATTGTCCGTCTGTACCAGTCATATGCTATTACACGTACTGTCAGACTTGATAAAGAGATTTCATGTTGTTATCAACGTTAGTGAAAGATTAAACTTTAGATCCGCGATAAGACTTGTGAATCagcgtttattttatttcatatttgtgctGCTACTTTTTATCGGGCTAAAGCTCTTCACCAAACATCCACGCACAAAATGTCTTTAATGAGAAAATTCAAATCGTCCGATATCGCAACATAAATAAGAAAGGCATACCAATTTGCCTTAGCTTTTATTTGGCTAAGATTAGTCATATGTCTTCTTGAAGGTCTTGCCAGGATTAACAGGAAGCCGTGTTGGTACACCGCATGCATTATCTCCGAAAATTTGACAGCTGACACATCGAAACATGTTCAGCAGACTTGCTTTGGTCGACCATATTGCATTGATTTTCGCGCATGCGCACAAGGCCCGGGAACTCAATGGCCCGAAAAAGTAATCATGTCTGAGTCCGGGGCCTGAGTTGTCTGTTTGATACTATCTTCTTTTTGCTGAAATTCTGCCTGTCGAAAAATGAGATCATGCTTGATGAATTGTCGATCAACAGCACATGTCTGAAAATTTTCCATTCAAGCCATCATTATTTCTAATATCGGTTTTTATCAAATAGGGGCAAACTCGAAGCGCAGTCTCTTCGGTTCAAGGTACAACTTTATCTCTACACACAGTGTTATCCCTCAGGTCAATCGCGGATGTTCCTTCACAATCAGAGCAGGGCTAACCTTGTCACTGTTCAATTTACAGGTCTAAAGTCTGGTCAATAAACCTTTACCCAAGTACAAACTTTTAATGTAACACACGCACATATGCGTGAGTTCTATGTGATCTCCCTGAATGTGGTCACCGACATGTAAAAGCCTATCTTCCCCTCTTTCGATGTTGGGTAGGTCAAGTGAATGATGCAAGCAATTGATCCTAAAACCAGAGTACACTGATCTACCTTTCAAATAAGGGAATGTGCCCATTTCAACAGTAAGGCACTGTCTTGCTTGGCCACGCAGTGTGCGAGCTGCGTTCGCCAGTAAACTTCACGAGGACTAATTGGGTACTCTTATATCGTTAGAGGGCGCACACTGTTTCCTTTTGCTTACATTTAAATTATCCATTCTACGTCAGGGCGATTTCGACCGAAATAACATTACTATGAATCAAATGACGCAATTTGAGTTAATAAAAATGGGTATTCCCTTGTTCCCTTAATACGGATTTCCCTCTGTTGACCACTTGAAGATTTAGCGAGAGACGACACAACAGGAAAGAGATTTATCTCCAGTACCCGACTAAGATATATCTGCCACTCATGTGAAGATCAGCTATTGTCGATAGTTACTACACCAATTAAAGTCCGCAGATACAAAGAAGGGGCGAATCAAATTATTGTGTAATACGATTTTAATGGCAAAGCAAACTAAGACGTTGATCAGCTGCCCGGGATCAGCTGCTGCCGTGCACTGCGTAATATTCCAACACATGTTGATCGCTTACTTTTGTGCGTGACCGCTCTTGATAACGCAATACGCGCATGTGGGTGCGTATGTTCGTGTGTGCATGCCTTGAGCCgattcttccgctctttttctTATTTCTTTCTTATGTTCGCAAGCTTTGCCAGTTTTAGTAAAAAGGAATCATTGTCAATTATCCACAGACCAGATTACGCGGAATATATTGTTTCCGCGTTGTCCGGTCCGCTGTGGGCACTGGCAGTTTGATACTTGTGGAGCCACGACTGTCATCAAATGATTGATCTGTGGCTATCTTGGTTGACCAATTGGCAGTAATTTTAGAGGGATGACCTTATCAATTTCAACAGAACAACAAACTCCGGAAGAGTACACCTCACCGCCCGGTACTGGATATCTTATAAAACAGGTATGTACTGGATCAGAATTTTACACATGGCCAACATTTCTTGAAATCGAAACAGTCAGTCTCTAGACCAAAATTCGCTGAATCTTCGCCACATATACAAGCAGTGTGTAGCTACCGTATCAAGGGACGACAAAAACCATCAAGGTGccattttgttgacatgaaacCGCTGAGAGCGTTGTCGGTTGTGAGGAAAATACAGCTTGAAATAACTGTGACCTTACTCCTGCGTTTTGGTAAGTTTAACACTGATGTTACATATTTCGAGATATATGTTAAAGGTATGTATTGTCAAGATGCATATGCATACAGAATCGATAATATCCTTGAAATAGTTGTAAAAATGGTTATTACATTAACTATTTGTTCCCCTGTGCCAATCGTTACAGCAATCACTCAACATTACTCAGAGTACGTTTATATCACATAATTCAaacttttttccattttcaaacGAGATCGATGCAATGAGGCTACCAGATAAAATACACACTCAACTAAAAACATCGCAGAATCATGTTTCCCTAGttaccaacaacaacaatgcgCAACATAACAACGCAGTAGTCGTTTTTAGCAGATGGGTAAATAATTTATCTCAGTTATGTGACCTCTGTTCCCCAGGTATGCCGATGTCACACTGTTGCAGGTTTGCGAGATAGGTTAtttacttaaggtagaatgcacctttgggacagatatcggactctcaaatttttacaataatctTTTTGCTAGGGGCTTATTTAAAGCTGATTTaatgaaaatgtgttttacagGCTGTATCACCGCAGCGCAGAAGACATCAAAAAGTAATCGAGGAAGCAGTGCGTGATTTTTTGGgaaaacttcatatttacagtTGTAACTTTGCAACTGAACATTTTTACCATATTCAACACTTTGCATGCTTTTGTACAGTTCAACACAGTATTGACAGAAATCAATCCATTTGTCTGAGAAGCGCAACAAACGTGTCCTTGTTGAAGATTACGTTTTTCTGTGCATCAGATCATGTGACAAAACTTGCGGATGATAAATGCGCCAAAAGTCAAACTGTATACGCGTTTCAAACATCGGATTTTTGATAATTCACCGTGCATAAAATATTCAGTGTAGACCTATTCGAAAGGCACAGGACATTTCTCGCGACTTTAAGTGTGAAATATgggtttcaaattttcaaattattcaaTATTAACACAAATATCAAGACCGAACCACAGGGTCCGACAGGGTACCAGTATACCTCACCTGTTACTTGTACCCTCAACGTAGGGAAGAAAATTTGGGACCTTCGGCCGCCCAAAAACTGTTTCCGTCATATAGCCCTATCTAGACAAAGGCAATTACATTATGAATACTGGTCCCTGTTAAATTTGCCGTCGATTTATTTTTAATCGTTAAATTTCGTGTTATTTCGAAAACTGTGGCGGTGTACGTACATGTATGCTCTCAATTTGTATCTTGCTCGAGTGCTGACTCGGAAATTACAAGTTCGCCGATGGGTTTCGCGATTACTCGGCCATGATGACCATGAACCATGTGTGCAACCTCCATGTATGAACATACCCTGGAATTAAGGCAATTGCTTCCGTCTATTCGGTGAACACACAAGTCTAGTATCTGCCTTTTCTCAGCGATAAGAAAATTGTGCAAACATGACTAAGAGGTACGCTCTGAACTATATCTCGTCTGTTTGGTtcctttttcagctttttccCTCAGAAGGAAAATTCTTTGACATTTCTTGTTAATAATAAACTACACCTATTGTTTATCCGGAAATCCCCACTTCGAACACCTAGTTGACATAGAATGTTGACGTATGTGAGCTGGTTCAAGTAATGGGCTACTCACTCAGGACAATGGGCTCAATTTGCGGTTATAGCGGTGCGGTTTACGAGGTAAATAACAGTAGGCGGCAAAATGCTTGTTATACCATGCCTCGTGTTTGAACTCCTCTCAAAGTTTAATTACCAATGTACACCGGAAAATCAGTAAATTAAGTCAATTAGAATCAATCTTTTCGAGTGTTAAAAGCCAACAAAGACGTGATTTCGATAAAAGACATTTCTGTTGAAATGAAACGATCACGACAAACGGCCACACGGAAATTAATGTTTGTTTGACCCGAGCAGTCAAAGAATCTTAGTTGCAACGACGAACTTAATGCACAAcatttaaagctccattagctgtaacttaaATTTTGTACGATTTTCTATCATGTGTGTTGTGTTTGGAAAACACAATTACACATTCTACACCTAACATAATGTCGAAATGTCTGTATTCAGCTCGTCAATACGTGCATGTGTGAAATGGGCATTTCATATCATTGAGACGTGAATGATCAGGTTGTCCGACAAttgtattttcaagaatttaatatttgtatttcCACATGTATTttggaaaagaataaaaaaacttaTTGTTTCCAAAAACTTAAGTCTCTCCTGTTAATTTGAAAAACTCAAAAGAGAGGCTTATTAATTTCGAGGATGGCAAGTTCAACACTCTTACTCAATTCAACGTACCGCAAAAGGAAACaataattgccccaaaataataGAAGTCATGGGTGGTATACTGTGGCCGTCAGGCGCAATGCAATTTAGCTCACAACAGCGATGACCTGATATGGAGTCACAAACGGTTGACATTAACTTTGACAATTATATTGCACCTGTTCAGTGCATTGTCTGTGGTAAACATAAGATTAGAGGGAGTTTACCACAACGAAAGCATCCCGGACACGTGAAATGAAATCatgataatgatattcaaaaacAATTCCTGGTGGAAGAGGTGAGTCATCTTCACTATAAACATATCACAAAAGGACGTCAACATTAAACACAACGGAGATGGACAAAAATAGTATTTCGCGTAATAGGCATTTTGAGTAGAAATACTGTGTCAATGGTTTCGAAAGAAGTATTTAATGTTGTATGCACAGTGATGAATGAAACATCACTGGGCTggtatatttgcataaaaaacaTGTGAGTGTCCAGAGATAAGCATATTGCGTTACGAGATAATTAAAAGGACAACAAGGACAAGGACAAGCAGTGCAAAAAGGCAGAGAGATGGACACAGAGAGAAAGATGGATATATGGGATAtatgggatatatatatatatatatatatatatatatatatatatatatatatatatatataatgatagaTATTTACTCAAGTATATGTTTTACATATACGCACATACTACGTACACTAATATACTTATCATACATGATACTGTATATTGGAAATATACTATCACTGCGATTGACAGAAGACGAAAGTGTCTCCAAAATATCGACATATCATTGATggtatcaatttcattttgtgatACTGATTTTCAATTGAAAACCTTTGATTCATTGCTGGTGATATCACAGTAAAATATGGAAAGGCCCAAAAATCGATCTCTAAGTTACCGAAGTCGACTTGAAGGTCTAAAAGTAGGTAGTGATTACAAATTTTTAGATTGGGGAACTGAGATCTTAAGAAACTTACCAATATTCAAGTTGTACAACTTATTGAACATTTAATCTTTCTGTACAGGTTTCAAAGCGAACCGCGAGCAGCAAATACTTGCACATTGTAAGATTTAAGTCTCACGGATGCGTTCTGTCTTagcaacatcatcatcatcatcatcatcatcatcatcatcatcatcatcatcatcatcatcatcatcatcatcatcatcaacatcaccaTCATCTGAAAGAAGATGTAAGCGTTCTTCTGTTAAACATCCTGTATGGTGTAAGAGAAAGTAATGTAGAGCAAGCTATACTGTACATGCATGGCGTTTTTAACCCACGTCGCTCATAACTGCAGCCGACTTCATTCCATGAGAAGCACTGAATGCAGCCAAAATCCAACGATCTCGAAATCTTTGTTCTGCGAGAAGTGAACCTTAGTAACAGTACTTTACCGGGCACCGACATTTTTATCCAAGAAAATTAACAACCTGCTTGTTTTCAAGGGAACATCTTCTTATCTTCTGATAACCCTATTTATGATGTTCAAATTCTCACTCGTAGTAAAGACAATGTCTTGCCAATtcacaaatttgtatttgtcaTTCCTCTCTTCACTTTACCTCGTCCACTCGTTGTAGCAATCCAACTTTATAAAGACTTCACGTCTCTTTCAGATCTGCAGTGTATACTCTTTGGCCCTCCACTGAAGTACAGAAAATGTCAGATATTGAAGATTTTTCGGACGAGGAATTCCAGCACCCGAATTTTGCTGTCGTTGAAAGTATTAGGCTGGCATCAAACTCCGGCATATCAAACTTAAACCTCTCGGGAAATTCTCTAACTGAGCTTCCAAAGGAACTGTCTGATTTTGCTGACCGATTGGAAGAGCTCAATATAAGTAGCAATGATCTTACAGCCCTGCCTACCCCCGTGTGCCAGCTTGTTAAACTCAGAGTCCTGGATGTGGGGAATGTCAGTCATCGGGGAAACAAGTTAAACTGCCTTCCATTGGGCATTCTGAAGCTCCAGGAGCTGGAGAAGATTTTCCTGAACCGTAATGCCTTTGTCGATTTTCCAGTCGAGCTCTGTCATCTTCCAAAATTGGACGAGATTGATCTGGAAGGCAATTCTATCCGCGCATTGCCTACCGAAATTAGACATCTTGAACGTTTAGAAAGATTAAATATCGCTGGAAACAAGATCGAGCAACTACCGGATGCGATATGTGAGTTAAACAACTTAAAAGAATTGTTTGCAAGCGGAAACAATCTCAAAGGGTTACCAACAGACATTAGTAAACTCAAACAGCTTCAAGTCTTAGACATCGGACACAACAAAGCCTTACGGTTCCCTTACGTGATCCTTGAGTTGACAAATCTCGAAATTTTGCGAGTCAATGGCAATAATATCGAGAAATTGCCTTCAGGAATTGGCGATAAACTCCAAAAGTTGACCGAATTGAGTTTAGAAAAGAACAAATTATCCGAATTACCAGAAAGTGTTTGTAGCATTTGTGATCTGGCGACTCTCAACATATCCAACAACTTGATCTCCGTTTTACCAAAAGAGTTTGGCAACAGCCTCGCCAACTTGCAGCGCTTTGAAGCAAGCTGTAACTGGATATCCTCACTCCCGAACTCGTTTTGCAATCTTTCGAAGCTGTCAGAATTTATAGGTGACCAGAATAGTATCAGGAGACTTCCCAATGGGTTCTTCATCAAGCTGACGAATTTGGTGTCCCTGTCTCTGAAGCAAAACCCACTCGAGCATCCGCCCCGTGAGATTCTTGAAATGGGGCTGGAGAGTTGCCGGGCATATGAAATGCAACGCTGTGTACGTTCACGAGGTGATCGACGTCCCTCGACATCGAGGATCTCCCGACATCGCTTTAGACCGCCTACTCCTCAAGACACCGGACCTGTTGGAAGAGAAGCTAATACTACTGGAAGACCCTGGTCCAGCGGTGCAAGAACCATCGCCAGACCATCGACGGCAAGGGAAAGACCGTTAGCACACGATGCCGAACTACCGAAAAAGGAAAGCCCCAGACCCGTTCCCGGTGCCGCTCATGACGCCGAGCCAGGTGATGGGAATGACGCTGTGGCAGAAATGCCAGGACATGAATCGCCTCCAAGGCGGACACCGACGCCACCAAGCCGTCCAGACGATGGCGATGACGTGGTGTATAGTATGGGCAAAAAACCTCACGGCTTAGCGGTAATTTTCAGCAACGAACACTTCACTTCCAACAATTATCCAAGGCGGGAAGGAACACAAGTAGATATAGGTGAGAACAAAAGACTCGTTCTATAGTTAATATCATAATTAATTGCTAAGGTACTGTAGATGCTTGGGCATTAACCCGAGGAACTGACAAACTTCACAGGTATTAACGACTTCATTTAGAAGGGAGACTTTATTCCTTTCATGCTTTAAAAAATCGCCAACGTGAGATTCGAATTCAGCAAAAGAGATTATAGTATACTTGTCATAGCACTGCGGTAAAATAATGCTTTCATtcaatctctctctctttctctctctctctctctctctctctctctctctctctctcaaactaAACCATCCAATGTTAACCAGTGTTCATTTCTCTGTTCGACAGACCGATTAACAGGTGTGTTCCATTACCTCGGTTATAAggtgcgtgttcacaaagacctGACTCTGCACGAGATGATGTTCCACTTAGAAGACATTAGGTGCGAGGACCATTCTAACTACGATTCCTTCGTTTGTTGCGTCCTCTCGCACGGTAAGCCCGGCGTTGTCGTCACTAGCGATTGTCAAAGCCTACCAATTCAAGCAATCCAGGGTAGCTTCAACGCTAGGCTTTGCCCTCCACTGCGAGGTAAACCGAAAATATTCATCATCCAGGCTTGTCGTGGCGCGCGACGACAGAGTGGTTATGAAGTAGATGCTGGGGAGACAGAGGAAGCTCTGCCTCCGTCTTCGCCAACGTCACATTTGGGACCACCCTCGCTTCTGGCCAGGCCGAAAACTGTTCCGGAAATGGCCGACTTCGTAATCGGGTATGCCACTATAGAGAACTGTGTTTCGTATCGCAGCGCCACTGATGGGTCCATCTACATTGAAAAGCTCGCAGACTGTCTACAACGGTTGGCTGGAACGAACCACCTACTGGATATTCTTACCGAGGTT is a window from the Ptychodera flava strain L36383 chromosome 11, AS_Pfla_20210202, whole genome shotgun sequence genome containing:
- the LOC139143498 gene encoding protein scribble homolog is translated as MSDIEDFSDEEFQHPNFAVVESIRLASNSGISNLNLSGNSLTELPKELSDFADRLEELNISSNDLTALPTPVCQLVKLRVLDVGNVSHRGNKLNCLPLGILKLQELEKIFLNRNAFVDFPVELCHLPKLDEIDLEGNSIRALPTEIRHLERLERLNIAGNKIEQLPDAICELNNLKELFASGNNLKGLPTDISKLKQLQVLDIGHNKALRFPYVILELTNLEILRVNGNNIEKLPSGIGDKLQKLTELSLEKNKLSELPESVCSICDLATLNISNNLISVLPKEFGNSLANLQRFEASCNWISSLPNSFCNLSKLSEFIGDQNSIRRLPNGFFIKLTNLVSLSLKQNPLEHPPREILEMGLESCRAYEMQRCVRSRGDRRPSTSRISRHRFRPPTPQDTGPVGREANTTGRPWSSGARTIARPSTARERPLAHDAELPKKESPRPVPGAAHDAEPGDGNDAVAEMPGHESPPRRTPTPPSRPDDGDDVVYSMGKKPHGLAVIFSNEHFTSNNYPRREGTQVDIDRLTGVFHYLGYKVRVHKDLTLHEMMFHLEDIRCEDHSNYDSFVCCVLSHGKPGVVVTSDCQSLPIQAIQGSFNARLCPPLRGKPKIFIIQACRGARRQSGYEVDAGETEEALPPSSPTSHLGPPSLLARPKTVPEMADFVIGYATIENCVSYRSATDGSIYIEKLADCLQRLAGTNHLLDILTEVNKLVSEVIINEEHGGWLFESRQVPAPVTTLRGKVYFKP